A window from Halomicrobium urmianum encodes these proteins:
- a CDS encoding NADPH:quinone reductase yields the protein MRAVRLQEHGGTEVLQVEEVDRPEPGADELLVEVAAAGVNPVDTYFRDGSYEPVDVPFTPGVDVAGTVAAVGDAVEGFDEGDRVFGTGIGNGGHQGAYAEYATIPDDRVVHLSDEADLTEAGAAGVVAGTAWRSLIDHADLDPAEYCLVHGGSGGVGHAAVQIADAVSARTVTTASEQYRDEVADLGAKTVLDYARDDLADAVVEASEGGVDAILDHRLDDYLQFDADVAAQGATVVGIGENSPDPGFTNDGAARSKDVEYQFMSMFNTPDLRVPLRGVAYLMERGDLSIEIARSYDLAEAGEAQRAVMEDSFLGKLVVEP from the coding sequence ATGAGAGCCGTACGACTCCAGGAACACGGCGGAACGGAGGTACTGCAGGTCGAGGAGGTCGACCGGCCCGAACCCGGCGCGGACGAACTGCTCGTCGAGGTCGCCGCGGCGGGCGTGAACCCGGTGGACACGTACTTCCGGGACGGATCCTACGAGCCCGTCGACGTGCCGTTCACGCCGGGCGTGGACGTCGCGGGCACCGTCGCCGCCGTCGGTGACGCGGTCGAGGGCTTCGACGAGGGCGACCGCGTGTTCGGCACCGGCATCGGCAACGGCGGCCACCAGGGCGCCTACGCCGAGTACGCGACGATCCCGGACGACCGCGTGGTCCACCTGTCCGACGAGGCCGACCTGACCGAGGCGGGCGCGGCGGGCGTCGTCGCGGGCACGGCCTGGCGGTCGCTGATCGACCACGCCGACCTCGACCCGGCGGAGTACTGCCTCGTCCACGGCGGCTCCGGCGGCGTCGGCCACGCGGCCGTCCAGATCGCGGACGCCGTCAGCGCGCGGACGGTCACGACGGCGAGCGAGCAGTACCGGGACGAGGTGGCCGATCTCGGCGCCAAGACGGTGCTAGACTACGCTCGCGACGACCTCGCCGACGCCGTCGTCGAGGCCTCCGAAGGCGGCGTCGACGCGATCCTGGACCACCGGCTGGACGACTACCTCCAGTTCGACGCCGACGTCGCCGCGCAGGGGGCGACCGTCGTGGGGATCGGCGAGAACAGCCCCGACCCCGGGTTCACGAACGACGGCGCGGCGCGCTCGAAGGACGTGGAGTACCAGTTCATGAGCATGTTCAACACGCCCGACCTGCGCGTCCCGCTGCGGGGCGTGGCCTACCTCATGGAGCGCGGCGACCTCTCGATCGAGATCGCCCGGAGCTACGACCTCGCGGAGGCCGGCGAAGCCCAGCGCGCGGTGATGGAGGACAGCTTCCTCGGGAAGCTCGTCGTCGAGCCCTGA
- the arcS gene encoding archaeosine synthase subunit alpha, protein MTDYFEVHERDGAARLAELRLADPVTTPALVDDVLEDAGSLWPEDREVPEGDESALTVLPHRGFPGGTPDEVEEAFAVDYPDVDYPSAAVVSPDTAEDHGADAYVLAGGPGIAGHAEAFVDAVLRTREAIPADAALYLPGVATPRNVATLVYAGVDLVDADKAVVRGTEGRYLTTDEAYFLEDLDELPCSCPACQVPREEFDREDCVEHNVNALEAELRRVRRRIRDGRLRDYVEGQARQDQWLTATMRRLDQQYAYLEQRTPVHRRAEITAATEDTMRRVEIQRFAQRVTERYRKRFDDQPLVIVPCSARKPYSDSQSHEQYHSAVQFRGHMLSMTSPIGVVPQELELTYPAQHYDSVVTGRWTANEVEFVSDVLRRYLERTDYPEVIAHVPDEGYRDICERAAEALDLEFTFTVEDHPTTGDSLANLAGALEGYPKYRKRERQHNTLRAVADYQFGDGAGDALFPEGDLTAEGLYPQLRAHDADGEQLAALTQEYGLLGLTLDGARRWVDADVPTRTVEIDPFVPHGSVLAPGVVDASDDIRVGDEVVIEGPAAFGVGRAQMSGPEMAESTRGVACKVRHVAER, encoded by the coding sequence ATGACCGACTACTTCGAGGTCCACGAGCGCGACGGCGCGGCCAGGCTGGCCGAGCTCCGGCTGGCCGACCCCGTCACCACGCCCGCGCTCGTGGACGACGTTCTGGAGGACGCCGGCAGCCTCTGGCCCGAGGACCGCGAGGTCCCCGAGGGCGACGAGAGCGCGCTCACCGTCCTCCCCCACCGCGGGTTCCCCGGCGGGACGCCCGACGAGGTCGAGGAGGCCTTCGCCGTCGACTACCCCGACGTCGACTACCCCAGCGCGGCGGTCGTCTCGCCCGACACCGCCGAGGACCACGGCGCCGACGCCTACGTCCTCGCAGGCGGCCCCGGCATCGCCGGCCACGCCGAGGCGTTCGTCGACGCCGTGCTCCGGACGCGCGAGGCGATCCCGGCCGACGCCGCCCTCTATCTCCCGGGCGTCGCCACGCCGCGCAACGTCGCCACGCTGGTCTACGCCGGCGTCGACCTCGTGGACGCGGACAAGGCCGTCGTCCGCGGGACCGAGGGCCGCTATCTCACCACCGACGAGGCGTACTTCCTCGAGGACCTCGACGAACTGCCCTGCTCGTGTCCGGCCTGCCAGGTCCCGCGCGAGGAGTTCGACCGCGAGGACTGCGTCGAACACAACGTCAACGCGCTGGAAGCGGAACTCCGTCGCGTCCGCCGGCGCATCCGCGACGGCCGCCTCCGGGACTACGTCGAGGGTCAGGCCCGCCAGGACCAGTGGCTCACGGCGACGATGCGCCGCCTGGACCAGCAGTACGCGTATCTGGAACAGCGCACGCCGGTCCACCGCCGCGCGGAGATCACCGCCGCGACGGAGGACACCATGCGCCGCGTCGAGATCCAGCGGTTCGCCCAGCGCGTGACGGAACGGTATCGCAAGCGCTTCGACGACCAGCCGCTGGTGATCGTCCCCTGCTCCGCCCGCAAGCCCTACAGCGACTCCCAGAGCCACGAGCAGTACCACAGCGCCGTCCAGTTCCGCGGGCACATGCTGTCGATGACCTCGCCCATCGGCGTCGTCCCGCAGGAACTCGAACTCACGTACCCCGCCCAGCACTACGACTCGGTCGTGACCGGCCGCTGGACGGCCAACGAGGTCGAGTTCGTCAGCGACGTCCTCCGGCGGTACCTCGAACGGACCGACTACCCCGAGGTGATCGCCCACGTCCCGGACGAGGGCTACCGCGACATCTGCGAGCGCGCCGCCGAGGCCCTCGACCTCGAGTTCACGTTCACCGTCGAGGACCACCCGACGACGGGCGACTCGCTGGCGAACCTCGCCGGCGCGCTTGAGGGCTATCCGAAGTACCGCAAGCGCGAGCGCCAGCACAACACGCTCCGGGCGGTCGCGGATTACCAGTTCGGCGACGGCGCCGGCGACGCGCTGTTCCCCGAGGGCGACCTGACCGCGGAGGGCCTCTACCCCCAGCTGCGGGCCCACGATGCGGACGGCGAGCAACTGGCCGCGCTCACCCAGGAGTACGGCCTGCTCGGCCTCACCCTGGACGGTGCTCGCCGCTGGGTCGACGCGGACGTGCCCACGCGGACCGTGGAAATCGACCCCTTCGTTCCCCACGGCTCCGTCCTCGCCCCCGGCGTCGTCGACGCCAGCGACGACATTCGGGTCGGCGACGAGGTCGTGATCGAGGGCCCCGCCGCGTTCGGCGTCGGCCGCGCGCAGATGTCCGGCCCGGAGATGGCCGAGTCGACGCGGGGCGTCGCCTGCAAGGTGCGCCACGTCGCGGAGAGGTAG
- a CDS encoding RDD family protein: MDRCPTPDVDEYAGVLDRRLEALFLDGFVVGLAVLALGYVAGMLFADSGLGGAILASWFGVPLGLFAYQVGMEGYYGQTLGKYLRGIVVVSSDGSDLTWGKALIRNLLRVVDAFPAFYLVGIVSAYLTDDHQRVGDLAGQTVVVYTAD, translated from the coding sequence ATGGACCGGTGCCCGACTCCCGACGTGGACGAGTACGCTGGCGTGCTGGATCGGCGGCTGGAAGCGCTGTTTCTCGACGGCTTCGTCGTCGGCCTCGCGGTGCTGGCGCTGGGGTACGTCGCGGGGATGCTGTTCGCGGACAGCGGTCTCGGCGGAGCGATCCTGGCCTCGTGGTTCGGCGTGCCCCTCGGCCTGTTCGCCTACCAGGTCGGCATGGAGGGCTACTACGGACAGACGCTCGGGAAGTACCTCCGCGGCATCGTCGTCGTCTCCAGTGACGGCTCGGACCTGACGTGGGGGAAGGCTCTCATCAGGAACCTACTCCGCGTCGTCGACGCCTTCCCGGCCTTCTACCTCGTGGGCATCGTCTCGGCGTACCTGACCGACGACCACCAGCGCGTCGGCGACCTCGCCGGCCAGACCGTGGTCGTCTACACCGCCGATTGA
- a CDS encoding SDR family oxidoreductase, with protein sequence MTVLVTGGAGFIGGHLAERFVADGHDVIVLDNLDPFYHLDIKRHTIDVHRETAADGGGSYEFVEGDVRDADLVDDLVGRADYIYHQAAQAGVRPSVEDPRKYDEVNVDGTLNLLDAARDTGVERFVMASSSSVYGKPRYLPYDEEHPTTPVSPYGASKLAAERYACAYSEVYDLPAVALRYFTVYGPRMRPNMAISNFVSRCMNDEPPVIYGDGTQTRDFTFIDDVVEANVELLTNDAADGEAMNVGSTDNIEIKTLAEEIRDQLAPDLELVYEERHDADAEHTHAGTDKAEELIGYEPTHTIREGVSEFIDWYRDNREWYEPLVRES encoded by the coding sequence ATGACGGTACTTGTCACCGGCGGTGCCGGGTTCATCGGCGGCCACCTCGCCGAGCGGTTCGTCGCCGACGGCCACGACGTGATCGTCCTGGACAACCTCGATCCCTTCTACCACCTCGACATCAAGCGCCACACGATCGATGTCCACCGCGAGACGGCCGCGGACGGCGGCGGCTCCTACGAGTTCGTCGAGGGCGACGTCCGCGACGCCGACCTCGTCGACGACCTCGTCGGGCGAGCGGACTACATCTACCACCAGGCCGCGCAGGCGGGCGTCCGCCCCAGCGTCGAGGACCCGCGCAAGTACGACGAGGTCAACGTCGACGGCACGCTGAACCTGCTGGACGCCGCCCGCGACACCGGCGTCGAACGGTTCGTGATGGCCTCCTCCTCGTCGGTCTACGGCAAGCCCCGGTACCTCCCCTACGACGAGGAGCATCCGACGACCCCCGTCTCGCCCTACGGCGCTTCCAAGCTGGCCGCCGAGCGCTACGCCTGCGCCTACAGCGAGGTGTACGACCTCCCCGCCGTCGCGCTGCGGTACTTTACCGTCTACGGCCCGCGGATGCGCCCGAACATGGCCATCTCCAACTTCGTCTCGCGGTGCATGAACGACGAGCCCCCGGTCATCTACGGCGACGGCACCCAGACCCGGGACTTCACCTTCATCGACGACGTCGTCGAGGCCAACGTGGAGCTGCTGACCAACGACGCGGCCGACGGCGAGGCCATGAACGTCGGCTCCACGGACAACATCGAGATCAAGACCCTCGCCGAGGAGATCCGCGACCAGCTGGCCCCCGACCTCGAGCTGGTCTACGAGGAGCGCCACGACGCCGACGCCGAGCACACCCACGCCGGCACGGACAAGGCCGAGGAGCTGATCGGCTACGAACCCACCCACACCATCCGGGAGGGCGTCTCCGAGTTCATCGACTGGTATCGCGACAACCGCGAGTGGTACGAGCCGCTCGTCCGCGAGTCGTAG
- the aglM gene encoding UDP-glucose 6-dehydrogenase AglM, with protein MNVSIVGSGYVGTTVAACLADLGHEVTTIDVDQDVVDAVNAGEAPIHEPGLDELVAEHGGDRLRATTDYDAVRETDLTMLALPTPSRDDGSIDLQYMEAGASSVGEALAGADADEPHLVVTKSTVVPTTTEDVLAERIAEAGPERGEDFLVASNPEFQREGTAVEDFLNPDKLVFGTDDERALELLHALYEPLREAADGDVPVVETGIAEAEMIKYANNAFLASKISAINDLGNVCKEFGVDAYEVADAVGLDHRISERFLRSGVGFGGSCLPKDVSAIVAAAREEGYEPAVLQAALDINDRQPERLLSLLDDRVDVDGKRVAVLGLAFKPGTDDCRNTRAKPVVEGLIDRGADVVAYDPVAVEAFREYAPELDFEAAGSAAAALKDAHAAVAVTGWDEFAALDEAFDEMADPVVVDGRNVIERRDGITYEGLTW; from the coding sequence ATGAACGTCAGCATCGTGGGGAGCGGGTACGTGGGCACGACGGTAGCGGCCTGTCTCGCGGACCTGGGGCACGAGGTGACGACCATCGACGTCGATCAGGACGTCGTCGACGCGGTCAACGCCGGCGAGGCACCGATCCACGAGCCGGGACTGGACGAACTGGTCGCCGAGCACGGCGGGGACCGCCTGCGGGCGACGACCGACTACGACGCCGTCCGCGAGACGGACCTGACGATGCTGGCCCTGCCGACGCCCTCCCGGGACGACGGGAGCATCGACCTCCAGTACATGGAGGCCGGCGCGAGTTCCGTCGGCGAGGCGCTGGCCGGCGCAGACGCCGACGAGCCCCACCTCGTCGTGACCAAGTCGACGGTCGTCCCGACCACCACCGAGGACGTCCTGGCCGAGCGCATCGCCGAGGCGGGCCCGGAGCGCGGCGAGGACTTTCTGGTCGCCTCGAACCCCGAGTTCCAGCGCGAGGGGACGGCCGTCGAGGACTTCCTGAACCCGGACAAGCTCGTGTTCGGGACCGACGACGAGCGGGCACTGGAGTTGCTCCACGCGCTCTACGAACCGCTCCGTGAGGCCGCCGACGGCGACGTCCCCGTCGTCGAGACCGGGATCGCCGAGGCGGAGATGATCAAGTACGCCAACAACGCCTTCCTCGCGTCGAAGATATCGGCGATCAACGACCTCGGCAACGTCTGCAAGGAGTTCGGCGTCGACGCCTACGAGGTGGCCGACGCCGTCGGGCTCGACCACCGCATCTCCGAGCGCTTCCTCCGCTCCGGGGTGGGTTTCGGGGGTAGTTGTCTACCGAAAGACGTCTCGGCCATCGTCGCCGCCGCCCGCGAGGAGGGCTACGAGCCGGCGGTCCTCCAGGCGGCCCTGGATATCAACGACCGTCAGCCCGAGCGCCTGCTCTCGCTGCTGGACGACCGCGTCGACGTCGACGGGAAGCGCGTCGCGGTGCTGGGGCTGGCGTTCAAGCCCGGGACCGACGACTGCCGCAACACGCGCGCGAAGCCGGTCGTCGAGGGGCTGATCGACCGGGGTGCCGACGTCGTCGCCTACGACCCCGTCGCGGTCGAGGCGTTCCGCGAGTACGCCCCGGAACTGGACTTCGAGGCGGCCGGCTCGGCGGCCGCGGCGCTCAAAGACGCCCACGCGGCCGTCGCAGTCACCGGCTGGGACGAGTTCGCCGCGCTTGACGAGGCGTTCGACGAGATGGCCGATCCCGTCGTCGTCGACGGCCGGAACGTGATCGAGCGCCGCGACGGGATCACCTACGAAGGTCTCACCTGGTAA
- the aglF gene encoding UTP--glucose-1-phosphate uridylyltransferase AglF: MQAVVLAAGEGTRLRPLTEDKPKGMVEVDGKPILTHCFEQLVELGADELLVVVGYKKQVIINHYEDEFEGVPITYAHQREQKGLADALLTVEEHIDDDFMLMLGDNVFDANLQDVVNRQREQRADAAFLVEEVPWEEASRYGVCDTNKYGEIVDVVEKPDDPPSNLVMTGFYTFTPAILHACHLTQPSDRGEYEISDAVDLLIKSGRTIDAIRMDGWRVDVGYPEDRDKAERLLSEGVEVEVEDEENGDAEAETAETSE, translated from the coding sequence ATGCAAGCTGTCGTCCTCGCCGCCGGCGAAGGCACGCGGCTCCGCCCCCTGACGGAGGACAAGCCCAAGGGGATGGTGGAAGTCGACGGGAAGCCGATCCTGACGCACTGCTTCGAGCAACTGGTCGAGCTCGGCGCCGACGAACTGCTCGTCGTCGTGGGCTACAAGAAGCAGGTGATCATCAACCACTACGAGGACGAGTTCGAGGGCGTCCCGATCACCTACGCCCATCAGCGCGAGCAGAAGGGCCTGGCCGACGCCCTGCTGACCGTCGAGGAACACATCGACGACGACTTCATGCTGATGCTGGGGGACAACGTCTTCGACGCCAACCTGCAGGACGTCGTCAACCGCCAGCGGGAGCAGCGCGCCGACGCCGCCTTCCTCGTCGAGGAGGTCCCCTGGGAGGAGGCCTCCCGCTACGGCGTCTGTGACACCAACAAGTACGGCGAGATCGTCGACGTCGTCGAGAAGCCCGACGATCCGCCGTCGAACCTCGTGATGACCGGCTTCTACACGTTCACGCCGGCGATCCTCCACGCCTGTCACCTCACCCAGCCCTCCGATCGCGGCGAGTACGAGATCTCCGACGCCGTCGACCTGCTGATCAAGAGCGGCCGCACCATCGACGCCATCCGGATGGACGGCTGGCGCGTCGACGTCGGCTACCCCGAGGACCGGGACAAGGCCGAGCGCCTGCTCTCGGAGGGCGTCGAGGTCGAGGTCGAGGACGAGGAGAACGGCGACGCCGAGGCAGAGACCGCCGAGACGTCCGAGTGA
- a CDS encoding archaeosine biosynthesis radical SAM protein RaSEA has translation MSKPSPEVYEQGKGMDAHNKVMREVRSRNDASHDPREPTRVWLDEDNTPDGVYQSLTIILNTGGCRWARAGGCTMCGYVAESVEGGSVAHEDLMAQIQHCLDHEAENADEKSGLIKIYTSGSFLDEREVGAETREAIAETFADRDRIVVESLPDFVDREKVADFTEQGLATDVAVGLETATDRVRHDCVNKYFDFADFEDACREAMAAATDDAEAGVKAYLLMKPPFLSESEAVEDMKRSVRKCAAVEGCHTVSMNPTNVQNYTMVEELYHGGGYRPPWLWSVCEVLEDTADEDVIVVSDPVGHGSDRGPHNCGDCDDRAQRAIKDFDLRQDPAVFDQVSCECEATWEAVMEREQSYSLPLAR, from the coding sequence ATGAGCAAGCCCAGTCCCGAGGTCTACGAGCAGGGCAAGGGCATGGACGCCCACAACAAGGTGATGCGGGAGGTGCGGTCGCGCAACGACGCCTCCCACGACCCGCGCGAACCCACGCGGGTGTGGCTGGACGAGGACAACACGCCGGACGGCGTCTACCAGTCGCTGACGATCATCCTCAACACCGGCGGGTGTCGGTGGGCCCGCGCCGGCGGGTGCACGATGTGCGGTTACGTCGCCGAGTCCGTCGAGGGCGGCAGCGTCGCCCACGAGGACCTGATGGCCCAGATCCAGCACTGCCTGGACCACGAGGCGGAGAACGCGGACGAGAAATCGGGGCTGATCAAGATCTACACGTCCGGGAGCTTCCTCGACGAGCGCGAAGTGGGGGCCGAGACCCGCGAGGCCATCGCCGAGACGTTCGCGGACCGCGACCGCATCGTCGTCGAGTCGCTGCCGGACTTCGTCGACCGCGAGAAGGTGGCGGACTTCACCGAGCAGGGGCTGGCGACGGACGTCGCCGTGGGACTGGAGACGGCGACGGACCGCGTGCGCCACGACTGCGTGAACAAGTACTTCGACTTCGCCGACTTCGAGGACGCCTGCAGAGAAGCGATGGCCGCCGCGACCGACGACGCCGAGGCCGGCGTCAAGGCCTACCTCCTGATGAAGCCGCCCTTCCTCAGCGAGTCCGAGGCCGTCGAAGACATGAAGCGGTCCGTCCGGAAGTGCGCCGCCGTCGAGGGCTGTCACACCGTCTCGATGAACCCGACGAACGTCCAGAACTACACCATGGTCGAGGAGCTGTACCACGGCGGCGGCTACCGGCCGCCGTGGCTCTGGTCGGTCTGCGAGGTGCTGGAGGACACAGCAGACGAGGACGTCATCGTCGTCTCTGACCCCGTGGGCCACGGGAGCGACCGCGGGCCGCACAACTGCGGCGACTGCGACGACCGCGCCCAGCGGGCGATCAAGGACTTCGACCTCCGGCAGGATCCCGCCGTCTTCGACCAGGTCTCCTGCGAGTGCGAGGCCACGTGGGAGGCCGTGATGGAGCGCGAGCAGAGCTACTCCCTGCCGCTGGCACGGTAA
- a CDS encoding DUF6789 family protein has product MDPVRSSLGGGIAATVVLLLFLLVADVLLAGTDLLLFATFRSLCAVGGPPYCELESTTATLLTYVWFGLLFAVAWPLVFGAVTWALPGDSGTVHGMVFALVLWSGHLVVALGSAGLEGGAFADRLPLLIATMVAYLVYGFVLGGGYDSLAEHRTFQVGDRVP; this is encoded by the coding sequence ATGGATCCAGTCAGGAGCAGTCTCGGCGGGGGTATCGCGGCCACGGTCGTCCTGTTGCTCTTCCTGCTCGTCGCCGACGTCTTGCTGGCCGGGACCGACCTCCTCCTGTTCGCGACCTTCAGGAGCCTCTGTGCAGTCGGTGGACCGCCGTACTGCGAACTGGAGTCGACCACGGCGACGCTGCTGACGTACGTCTGGTTCGGCCTCCTGTTCGCCGTGGCGTGGCCGCTCGTGTTCGGCGCGGTCACCTGGGCACTGCCGGGCGACTCGGGCACGGTCCACGGGATGGTGTTCGCGCTCGTGCTGTGGTCCGGCCACCTCGTCGTCGCGCTCGGGAGCGCCGGCCTCGAGGGCGGCGCCTTCGCCGATCGCCTCCCGCTGCTGATCGCGACGATGGTCGCGTACCTCGTGTACGGCTTCGTCCTCGGCGGGGGCTACGACTCGCTGGCCGAACATCGAACCTTCCAGGTGGGCGATCGGGTCCCTTGA